TTGCCAGGAACCTGCGCCGCCAAGTGCCGGAGGGTGGTGGGCAGCCGGGTTTTGCTATTGAAGCAGCAGATAATAACTGATACCCCATTCATATGACACGGCAGGCAAAAGTCTTCTGTAATAGGATTTGTAAAAATTTCTTTTTACCCAAAACACGGTACGCAGCCGGGCTTAGCAAAGCCTGACCAAGACGCCCGTAGAATAAGTGGGCAACCGCCCCTTTGCTTTCCGGACGCAATCGTTGATCGTATATAGACTCCTGGAACTTGAGTAGAAGTAGCTGTTCGAGCTGGTCGGCTTTAATGATTCGTTTGTCGGCCAGATAGTCAAGCAGGCGCACATATTCCGTGTAAGCCAGTCCATTCTGGTAGGCTGGTCCGCTGACATCGGCGCCGTGCTTACGAAAATAATTCAGGAACCGGCCCGACTCATAAACGTCGCCATGCTGGGCCAGGGCAATCCAAAAAAGCCAGTCGCCACAGAAACGGTAGGATGTGAACTCGGACCCGATTGCATAGTAATTGGCCTTGCGGAAAATACACATGCTCGAGTTGAAAATAACATTGTTGCGCAACATATTCTCCTGCACAAACCCCGGCCCTGGTCGTGTGCAGGCCAGAGCCTTCGGCTGGCTGGTCCAGAGCACTTCGTTGTCGCGCACGGTTACCGACTGGCAAAAAGCCAAGCTGGTATTAGGTTGAATGCCGTCTACTAGGTTTTGTAGCAGTGTGGGCTCGCACCAATCGTCGCTTTCGGCAATCCAGACCCATTCGCCCTGTGCCAGTGCGATGCCTCTGGCCCATTGCTTGAAAGTGGTACCGCTGTTTTGCTCGTTTATGACCACATGGCTAACTTTTTCGTGGCCTCGGTACGAATCCAGTACGGCAGCACTATCGTCGGTCGAGCAGTCATCAAGTAAGATTACCTCAAAATGTGGGTAGGTCTGTTCCAGCACCGACTGAATCCGCTGGTGCAAGTAGGGTGCGTGGTTGTAGTTAGGAATGATGACGGAAACCAGAGGGCCGCGCATATTCGTTTTAGATAAAGCAAGTAAATGCGCCTCCCTCATAAAGTTGTATTTACTTGTTTGATACGTTGCAATAACCAATACGCCATATTTTTAAGCTGATATAAATACAACTCCTGTTCATGGCCCATTGTCACAAATTCTTGCACTCCATTCCAAACACTACCGTGAAGCATATCATGAACGGCATTATTTAACGCTTGATTGTTTAACTTAACCCTGTTGATTTGGCTGGCTTCGAGTGCATGATTATCATCAAGCTTTTTAGCAAACCACCGTCGAACTTGAACTTCAGCTTTGCGCATACTAGTAGTATTTTGACTTGTGCTCTTAGGGTGTACACGCACAAAAGACCACGCATCGGGGGAATTTAAGTAGGCAAATTCACCGCCTTCAAGTGCGCACCGAATCCAATATTCCCAATCCTCCATGTGGGTCAGGCATTCATTGAATGTGCCTACCCGGCGTACATACTCGCATCTAAGGAGTGGTGCATTAATAACCATGATGTTATGTTGAGCTAAGGCTTCTAATAGCACAAATCCTGTCCCTTCAACCCTCGGCATCCACTCCTGATTGTCAAGTGCAAACGAAAAGCTTAAGACATTGCGTTCATTAGAATGAAAGTATCGTGCATCCCCATACACTAAGTCTACTTCTTCGTGGTCAGCCAGAAACTTTACCTGAATTTCTAATTTTCGGACAGCTAATTGGTCATCAGAATCTAAGAACTGGATGAATTCGCCTTTTGCCTTGGCAAGTCCGGTATTACGTGCAGCTGAAATACCTTGATTTCTCTTGTAGATATACTGAAAGCGCGAATCCAAATTAGAATACCGCTCCGCTACAGCGCGGGTTTCATCAGTGGAACCATCATCAACAATAAGGCATTCCCATGCCGCATGCGTTTGCGCTAAAAGTGAATCTAATGTTTCGTGGAGCACCCACCCGTAGTTATAGCAAGGAATAATAATGCTTACCAGCTTAGGTATCATATCTTAAATTTTAAAATAACTTACACTGCCTGTCTGATCAAGTCCTCGTAC
This region of Hymenobacter sedentarius genomic DNA includes:
- a CDS encoding glycosyltransferase family 2 protein, with product MREAHLLALSKTNMRGPLVSVIIPNYNHAPYLHQRIQSVLEQTYPHFEVILLDDCSTDDSAAVLDSYRGHEKVSHVVINEQNSGTTFKQWARGIALAQGEWVWIAESDDWCEPTLLQNLVDGIQPNTSLAFCQSVTVRDNEVLWTSQPKALACTRPGPGFVQENMLRNNVIFNSSMCIFRKANYYAIGSEFTSYRFCGDWLFWIALAQHGDVYESGRFLNYFRKHGADVSGPAYQNGLAYTEYVRLLDYLADKRIIKADQLEQLLLLKFQESIYDQRLRPESKGAVAHLFYGRLGQALLSPAAYRVLGKKKFLQILLQKTFACRVI
- a CDS encoding glycosyltransferase family 2 protein, whose translation is MIPKLVSIIIPCYNYGWVLHETLDSLLAQTHAAWECLIVDDGSTDETRAVAERYSNLDSRFQYIYKRNQGISAARNTGLAKAKGEFIQFLDSDDQLAVRKLEIQVKFLADHEEVDLVYGDARYFHSNERNVLSFSFALDNQEWMPRVEGTGFVLLEALAQHNIMVINAPLLRCEYVRRVGTFNECLTHMEDWEYWIRCALEGGEFAYLNSPDAWSFVRVHPKSTSQNTTSMRKAEVQVRRWFAKKLDDNHALEASQINRVKLNNQALNNAVHDMLHGSVWNGVQEFVTMGHEQELYLYQLKNMAYWLLQRIKQVNTTL